From a single Desulfosalsimonas propionicica genomic region:
- a CDS encoding FAD-binding oxidoreductase, with product MTKTPQNGNVDPKITKALQEIVGETNATDKIHIRYAYSYDLSFVERKSPDYVAMPTTVEQIQKIMKFANQEKIPVIPYTAGTNIGGLCIPEDGGILLDLKQMNKILTINDQLHYAVIEPGVSHAQFAHSLAKYGFRWSWPVGPPSASVSSNALCHGIGGMSGRYGLNSEEITSMEVVLPTGELVRVGSCAIQEDSWHSCLPLPRMDGLFTGWLGTTGVVTKIGLRVHPMPPYLKVFTTSAENLGDMASYCRTIGNYEICDDITTVSWWLSQVPIPYPYKPKPEDAPEWVSFATTFSWTEKERDAREEIWQMAMEEEKKKGTTVKEAVYPEEALKARTQLPSRIVGSTKNYTKQAGGGISWPGTFTPLDKWEPVYNEWKKILTNRNLSPSVRATNYRGVHYGMLRAMIPFPKKDPDAVENARQGIVECLQVVLDNGGIPYKPPVDFGVEINKRAHPGYLSLMKQIKNMLDPNDIMNRGKLGV from the coding sequence ATGACAAAAACACCACAAAACGGAAACGTGGACCCAAAAATCACTAAAGCTTTGCAGGAGATCGTTGGCGAGACAAATGCAACCGATAAAATTCATATCCGGTATGCTTACTCTTACGATCTGTCATTTGTAGAGCGTAAAAGTCCGGACTATGTGGCAATGCCCACCACGGTTGAGCAGATTCAGAAAATTATGAAATTTGCTAACCAAGAAAAAATTCCTGTCATTCCTTATACAGCAGGAACCAATATCGGAGGTCTCTGCATCCCCGAAGATGGTGGGATATTGTTGGATCTTAAACAAATGAACAAAATCCTAACCATTAATGATCAACTTCATTATGCTGTTATTGAACCAGGCGTTTCACATGCACAATTTGCCCATTCGCTAGCCAAATATGGATTTCGATGGAGTTGGCCGGTCGGCCCCCCTTCAGCCTCGGTTTCTTCTAATGCTCTCTGTCATGGCATCGGGGGTATGAGCGGACGCTATGGTTTGAATAGTGAAGAAATCACAAGTATGGAAGTTGTGCTGCCCACCGGAGAGCTTGTAAGGGTGGGGTCTTGTGCTATTCAGGAAGATTCATGGCACAGTTGCCTGCCGTTGCCAAGAATGGATGGCCTTTTTACAGGTTGGCTCGGTACGACGGGCGTTGTAACAAAGATTGGCTTGAGAGTACATCCCATGCCACCATATCTAAAAGTTTTTACAACATCTGCAGAAAACCTGGGAGATATGGCCTCCTATTGCCGGACAATCGGAAATTATGAAATATGTGACGATATAACAACTGTTTCATGGTGGTTGTCACAGGTACCTATCCCGTATCCTTATAAGCCAAAACCTGAAGATGCACCAGAATGGGTTTCTTTTGCAACTACTTTTTCCTGGACAGAAAAGGAAAGAGATGCCCGGGAAGAAATTTGGCAAATGGCTATGGAGGAAGAAAAAAAGAAAGGAACCACAGTCAAAGAAGCTGTGTACCCTGAGGAAGCCTTGAAGGCCAGAACTCAGCTTCCGAGCCGGATTGTCGGCTCTACAAAAAACTATACGAAACAAGCCGGCGGGGGTATTTCCTGGCCTGGAACCTTTACGCCTCTGGATAAGTGGGAACCCGTTTATAACGAGTGGAAAAAAATCCTTACCAACAGAAATTTGTCCCCTTCCGTTCGTGCAACCAACTATCGTGGTGTGCATTACGGGATGCTGCGCGCTATGATTCCATTTCCCAAGAAAGATCCTGACGCTGTCGAAAATGCACGGCAGGGAATTGTTGAATGTCTGCAGGTCGTTCTAGATAATGGAGGGATTCCTTATAAACCACCCGTTGATTTCGGAGTAGAAATAAATAAACGAGCCCATCCGGGATACCTATCGCTTATGAAGCAGATAAAAAATATGCTTGATCCTAATGATATTATGAATCGCGGGAAATTGGGGGTATAG
- a CDS encoding cobalamin B12-binding domain-containing protein yields the protein MTTKEELLEKMHTAVVEYEEDEARDLAQEYLDAGHDPLEGIMNGLAKGMEEVGQLFENNEYFVPEVLMCADALYAGLGVLRPHVPVAENERGKGQVVIGTIEGDVHDIGKNIVKMMFDVAGWTVHDLGKDVPLEKFVEEQLKTESEVVALSAMMTTTMLGMQKVIKMIKEKNPNVQILLGGAPVTQDVAGNYGADGYADNASNAVTEAINMVSKLREIESDRKK from the coding sequence ATGACAACAAAAGAAGAATTGCTTGAGAAAATGCACACTGCAGTTGTGGAATATGAAGAAGATGAAGCTAGAGATTTGGCCCAGGAATACCTGGATGCTGGTCATGATCCCCTGGAAGGAATTATGAACGGATTGGCCAAAGGCATGGAGGAAGTCGGGCAACTTTTTGAGAATAATGAATATTTTGTTCCCGAGGTTCTTATGTGTGCTGATGCCCTGTATGCAGGCCTGGGCGTACTTAGGCCTCATGTCCCTGTGGCTGAAAATGAGCGCGGAAAAGGCCAGGTTGTTATAGGAACCATTGAAGGCGATGTCCACGATATTGGCAAAAATATTGTTAAAATGATGTTTGATGTAGCAGGTTGGACTGTTCATGATTTGGGAAAAGATGTGCCTCTTGAAAAATTTGTTGAAGAGCAGCTGAAAACAGAGTCTGAAGTGGTGGCCCTATCGGCCATGATGACGACAACCATGCTTGGCATGCAAAAAGTTATTAAAATGATTAAGGAAAAAAATCCAAACGTACAGATTTTGCTTGGCGGGGCTCCCGTAACCCAGGATGTAGCCGGCAACTACGGTGCCGATGGCTATGCCGACAATGCCAGTAATGCCGTAACGGAAGCCATCAACATGGTCAGCAAATTGCGGGAAATTGAAAGTGACAGGAAAAAGTAA
- a CDS encoding ASKHA domain-containing protein — translation MQDDKATVIFQPSGRRGEVPKDITLIEASRLLGVDIESLCGEKKVCGKCIVRIEDGFYAKYNIESSPNHLSEWQEEEAKFINAENRKKGYRLGCCAKVEGDVLVFVPEESRAGKQVVSKAARDINIFHDPAVCVYYIELKKPSFDEPTGDFERLCEGLAREYSLTNLRIDIQALRALPGALRDGDWKVTVSVWNQTEIIRVRPGKTEDYFGIAIDIGTTTVAGYMCNLRTMEVVDTVSMMNPQCKYGEDVMARITYHMTTPDGLKRMSEDIIEGLNTLISKAVEATHPPKKKVKKKNNDDDSELTEWTEKHEEGKTYYRLSLDDIEDVTIGCNTAMHHILLQLDPQFVSLAPFPPVNHCSLDIRARDLGLQINPSANIFVLPNEAGFVGADNVGVLIAEEPYKTTDYQLIIDIGTNGELVLGNRDKLISSSCATGPALEGAQLSFGMRAAPGAIERIKIDPETHEVDYKVIGREAWLKFSAPEEMKTKGICGSGILDVLAELYVAGVIDKSGVFSENQKSNRCRINPDSNQPEFVLAWANETSIKRDVVINQKDLRQIQLAKGALYAGCKLMMRRMGLDKIDKVKIAGAFGTHVNKQKALIMGLFPDCEVEKILGVGNAAGDGCRAALLDRRKRIEANWVSRNVEYIELTVEEDFEKQFMQAMQIPHMKDEFPHLEEIVPPEILHQKVKKKRRTKN, via the coding sequence ATGCAAGACGATAAAGCAACTGTCATATTCCAACCATCTGGACGCCGAGGCGAAGTTCCCAAGGACATCACGTTAATAGAAGCTTCCCGTTTGCTTGGGGTGGATATTGAATCGTTATGCGGGGAAAAAAAAGTCTGCGGCAAATGCATTGTTCGTATTGAAGATGGTTTTTATGCCAAATACAACATAGAATCCAGTCCCAATCATTTGAGCGAGTGGCAGGAAGAAGAGGCCAAATTTATCAATGCGGAAAATCGAAAAAAAGGATACCGACTGGGTTGTTGTGCCAAAGTAGAAGGGGATGTTTTGGTTTTTGTCCCTGAAGAATCCAGGGCTGGCAAACAGGTTGTGAGCAAGGCCGCCAGGGACATCAATATTTTTCATGACCCCGCAGTTTGTGTTTATTACATAGAGCTGAAAAAGCCATCCTTTGATGAACCCACTGGAGACTTTGAACGACTTTGTGAAGGTTTGGCAAGGGAATACAGCCTGACCAACCTCCGCATTGATATCCAGGCATTGCGTGCTTTACCCGGAGCCTTACGGGACGGAGACTGGAAGGTGACAGTCAGCGTGTGGAACCAAACGGAAATCATCCGGGTTCGCCCTGGCAAAACAGAGGATTATTTCGGCATTGCCATTGATATCGGTACAACTACCGTGGCCGGTTATATGTGCAATTTACGAACTATGGAAGTCGTGGATACGGTGTCTATGATGAATCCGCAGTGTAAATACGGTGAAGATGTCATGGCCCGCATCACCTATCATATGACGACGCCAGACGGTCTGAAACGAATGAGTGAAGATATCATTGAAGGCCTGAATACACTTATCAGTAAGGCGGTAGAGGCCACCCATCCGCCCAAGAAAAAAGTGAAGAAAAAAAACAATGACGATGATAGCGAACTTACTGAGTGGACAGAAAAACATGAAGAAGGCAAAACATACTACAGACTGAGCCTTGATGATATTGAGGATGTGACAATCGGTTGCAATACAGCTATGCACCATATTCTGCTTCAGCTGGATCCTCAGTTTGTCAGTCTTGCCCCGTTCCCACCGGTTAACCACTGTTCACTCGATATTCGGGCCAGGGACCTGGGGCTGCAAATCAACCCTTCAGCTAACATTTTTGTTTTGCCAAATGAGGCCGGCTTTGTAGGTGCGGACAATGTTGGCGTTCTGATAGCTGAAGAGCCTTATAAAACAACTGATTACCAGCTAATCATTGACATTGGAACCAACGGGGAACTCGTATTGGGAAACCGGGATAAACTCATTTCTTCGTCTTGCGCCACTGGACCTGCCCTGGAGGGTGCACAGCTCTCTTTCGGAATGCGGGCGGCCCCGGGCGCCATTGAAAGAATCAAAATAGATCCGGAAACCCATGAAGTGGATTACAAAGTCATCGGACGTGAAGCCTGGCTCAAATTTTCTGCTCCTGAAGAAATGAAAACCAAGGGAATCTGCGGTTCAGGTATTCTGGATGTTCTGGCCGAGCTGTACGTGGCCGGAGTGATCGATAAAAGTGGTGTATTTAGCGAGAACCAAAAATCTAATCGGTGCCGAATCAATCCCGATAGCAACCAACCAGAATTTGTCCTGGCCTGGGCAAATGAAACAAGCATTAAGCGGGATGTGGTCATCAATCAAAAAGATCTGCGTCAAATTCAGTTAGCTAAGGGGGCGCTGTATGCGGGTTGCAAGCTTATGATGCGGCGTATGGGCTTGGATAAAATAGACAAAGTTAAAATAGCCGGGGCTTTCGGAACCCATGTAAACAAACAAAAAGCATTGATTATGGGACTTTTCCCGGATTGTGAAGTGGAAAAGATCCTTGGGGTGGGCAATGCTGCGGGCGATGGCTGCAGAGCGGCTCTTCTGGACCGACGAAAGAGGATTGAAGCCAATTGGGTTTCCAGAAATGTTGAATATATTGAACTGACTGTGGAGGAAGATTTTGAGAAGCAGTTCATGCAGGCGATGCAGATTCCGCACATGAAAGATGAGTTTCCCCATCTGGAGGAAATTGTTCCACCTGAGATCCTGCATCAGAAAGTTAAGAAAAAAAGGCGAACAAAAAATTGA
- a CDS encoding (Fe-S)-binding protein, whose product MKWNIPSLEELEDKIWRCTACGNCKVAYDFGPPPFFGQICPAGVEFGFEGNIASKGKVAFARGIINGDLEWNEDLLNDVYKCTVCAGCQEQCELDHKPFIPEIIESMRRKAVDEGVGPMPAQKVIAKSMRSFDNPYQGPRRMRTDWTRPFKKAKAPIKDIMKEDAPILYYVGCTGALNVPVRNLPVATASIFQKLGLDFGILGENEVCCGSTAMRIGDHEEFKRVAEHNLRLFKDLHDNHGVNTIVTSCAGCYRAIKKDYKLSEEYDELMDGIQVIHTVELLYNFFKEGKMKFTKELPWKVTYHDPCHTGRHLSEFEIDEDGSEAWQGAYLRKKDDNCLFDIPREMLQSIPDIDFREMERIRNNSYCCGGGGGVMTGYPDWAAKNASLRIEEGESTGAEQMVSICPFCHYNLNQGAKRVKSPMRLYDLVELLDMAL is encoded by the coding sequence ATGAAATGGAATATTCCTTCGCTGGAAGAGTTAGAAGACAAAATATGGAGATGCACTGCATGCGGAAACTGTAAAGTAGCCTACGATTTTGGCCCTCCGCCCTTTTTTGGACAGATCTGCCCAGCAGGGGTAGAATTTGGTTTTGAAGGCAATATTGCATCCAAAGGGAAGGTGGCCTTTGCCAGGGGAATTATAAACGGTGATCTGGAATGGAACGAAGACCTCCTGAATGACGTATACAAGTGTACAGTGTGCGCCGGTTGTCAGGAACAATGTGAACTGGATCATAAACCTTTCATTCCAGAAATCATTGAATCCATGAGGCGCAAAGCTGTGGACGAAGGGGTGGGCCCAATGCCTGCTCAAAAGGTAATTGCCAAGTCCATGAGGAGTTTTGACAATCCTTATCAGGGACCGCGCAGAATGAGAACTGACTGGACAAGGCCGTTTAAGAAGGCAAAAGCTCCCATTAAAGACATAATGAAGGAGGATGCGCCTATTCTTTATTATGTCGGATGTACAGGAGCACTTAATGTTCCTGTCAGAAATCTTCCGGTTGCAACAGCTTCCATTTTTCAGAAGCTTGGCCTGGATTTTGGAATTCTGGGAGAAAATGAGGTATGTTGTGGATCGACAGCAATGCGGATAGGCGATCATGAAGAATTTAAAAGGGTCGCGGAGCACAATTTGCGCCTATTCAAGGATCTTCATGACAATCATGGGGTTAATACCATCGTTACTTCATGTGCAGGCTGCTATCGAGCCATAAAAAAGGACTATAAACTTTCTGAAGAATATGATGAGTTAATGGATGGCATCCAGGTAATTCATACAGTAGAATTACTTTATAATTTCTTCAAAGAAGGAAAAATGAAGTTTACTAAAGAATTGCCCTGGAAAGTCACTTACCATGATCCCTGCCATACCGGAAGACATCTTTCTGAATTTGAGATCGACGAGGATGGATCAGAAGCATGGCAGGGGGCCTACCTTCGAAAAAAAGATGATAACTGCCTTTTCGATATACCGCGTGAAATGCTGCAGTCCATCCCTGATATTGACTTCAGAGAGATGGAACGGATACGCAACAATTCATACTGCTGCGGTGGCGGTGGCGGTGTTATGACAGGTTATCCTGACTGGGCAGCCAAAAATGCAAGTCTTCGCATAGAAGAGGGCGAAAGCACAGGAGCTGAGCAAATGGTGTCTATCTGTCCTTTCTGTCACTATAATTTAAATCAGGGAGCAAAAAGAGTCAAAAGCCCAATGCGGCTTTACGACTTGGTAGAGCTTTTGGATATGGCTCTATAA
- a CDS encoding tetrahydromethanopterin S-methyltransferase yields the protein MLLYENEPKVYQVGDVKFGGQPGDYPCVVCNSIFQKGDRVFEGKRKEGFNEKRAEEVLKKQDQLWQDTGIPGMADIVANTGKEFKTYIDFVTSVSDMPFCIDAWVLKPKLEAAAYCAEKGLLDRMFYNSLTVWEKEIETEIREIANLGIKHVLLVAFDQEDQMPTGRLTGLQKLMDTIEKVGANFETIIVDTATMNAPATAMCSEANRMIKEKFGFATSSAPSNGSYMWQEAKDKWGFKGWAAADAALEALAAFNHHDIIFSGPMGGADRVMPAVAMAEAFLATSLFSGYKRLPKDANHPLFKLFPDFVDQLKAL from the coding sequence ATGCTTTTGTATGAAAATGAGCCTAAAGTATACCAGGTCGGAGACGTCAAGTTTGGCGGTCAGCCTGGAGATTACCCATGCGTTGTCTGTAATTCGATTTTTCAGAAAGGGGATCGGGTGTTTGAAGGCAAGCGCAAGGAAGGATTTAATGAAAAAAGGGCTGAAGAAGTTCTTAAAAAACAAGATCAGCTCTGGCAGGATACCGGCATTCCCGGTATGGCCGATATTGTGGCCAATACGGGGAAAGAATTTAAAACATACATCGACTTTGTCACATCAGTAAGCGATATGCCTTTTTGCATAGACGCCTGGGTATTGAAGCCAAAACTCGAAGCGGCTGCCTATTGCGCAGAAAAAGGCCTTTTAGACAGAATGTTTTATAACAGTCTGACGGTGTGGGAAAAAGAAATAGAGACAGAAATCCGGGAGATCGCCAACCTTGGGATCAAGCATGTGCTGCTTGTGGCCTTTGATCAGGAAGACCAAATGCCCACCGGAAGGCTCACCGGGCTACAAAAGCTAATGGACACCATAGAAAAAGTTGGCGCAAACTTTGAAACCATTATTGTGGATACGGCGACCATGAACGCACCTGCCACGGCCATGTGCAGCGAAGCGAACCGAATGATAAAGGAAAAATTTGGATTTGCGACATCCAGTGCGCCGAGCAACGGATCTTACATGTGGCAAGAGGCGAAAGACAAATGGGGTTTTAAGGGATGGGCCGCAGCTGATGCTGCACTTGAAGCTCTTGCTGCTTTTAATCACCATGACATTATTTTTTCCGGACCCATGGGTGGCGCTGACCGGGTGATGCCCGCTGTAGCAATGGCCGAGGCCTTCCTGGCCACATCCTTGTTTTCCGGTTATAAGCGATTGCCGAAAGATGCCAACCACCCGCTTTTTAAGTTGTTCCCTGATTTTGTGGATCAATTAAAGGCATTGTAG
- a CDS encoding FadR/GntR family transcriptional regulator: MAMEFNFQNVKQSRISSNIADQIQKAILNGDLKEGERLPSENDLITHFGVSKSSLREAFRTLEAYGLLEIKQGVNGGAFVKKVDIEVVKKGLENYLFFINPTHEDYAQFRIFNETQIVKVAASKITDKDIEELKENIREMEQEPDGERFYSDLDVAFHKKIAEIGGNPIVAVVVESVQSALIRLKRIIETDREFLDIVCRGHWEILEALEARDPEKASYFMLKHINEVEEGLRKCQNRSSSKQKELFKKKNYEVA, translated from the coding sequence ATGGCTATGGAGTTTAATTTTCAAAACGTGAAACAAAGTAGGATTTCAAGTAATATTGCCGATCAGATACAGAAGGCAATTCTCAACGGAGATCTTAAGGAGGGGGAGCGCCTACCCTCAGAAAATGATCTCATCACGCATTTTGGTGTGAGCAAATCTTCATTGCGAGAAGCGTTTAGGACTTTAGAGGCTTATGGCTTATTAGAGATCAAGCAGGGTGTAAACGGCGGTGCTTTTGTGAAAAAGGTGGATATAGAAGTTGTAAAGAAAGGGCTTGAAAACTATTTGTTTTTTATAAACCCCACGCATGAAGACTATGCCCAGTTCCGCATTTTCAATGAAACACAAATTGTAAAAGTTGCCGCCAGTAAAATTACAGACAAAGATATTGAAGAACTAAAAGAAAATATTCGTGAGATGGAGCAGGAACCTGACGGGGAAAGGTTCTATAGCGATCTCGACGTGGCCTTTCACAAAAAAATTGCTGAAATTGGTGGGAATCCAATTGTCGCGGTGGTTGTTGAAAGCGTCCAGTCCGCTCTGATCCGATTGAAAAGAATAATTGAAACAGACAGGGAGTTTTTGGACATCGTCTGTCGGGGACACTGGGAAATCCTTGAGGCCCTTGAAGCCCGGGACCCGGAAAAAGCCAGTTATTTTATGCTGAAGCACATTAACGAAGTGGAAGAGGGTTTACGAAAATGTCAAAACCGTTCTTCTTCCAAGCAAAAAGAATTATTTAAGAAAAAGAATTATGAAGTCGCCTGA
- a CDS encoding universal stress protein, with protein sequence MEIKNINIKNILYTTDLSDTALKAFSYAASLSCAYGAKLTILHVIEGSFSPEEMLSELLTEEQWKNFKERNIDQAKESLSGKSKAHLLMHEGICQFTENVQANEETKPFTTDEVLVLYGDEPVSKIIETSKERNSDLIVMGTHGRKGLFGDIGSTTRAVLRKSKIPVLAVRLDE encoded by the coding sequence ATGGAAATAAAAAATATCAACATTAAAAATATTCTATACACAACAGACCTTTCGGATACTGCATTGAAAGCCTTTAGCTATGCGGCGAGTCTTTCCTGCGCATATGGAGCGAAGCTAACCATTTTGCACGTTATCGAAGGAAGTTTTTCACCGGAAGAGATGCTTTCCGAATTGCTTACTGAAGAGCAATGGAAAAATTTCAAAGAACGCAATATTGACCAGGCAAAAGAATCGCTATCCGGAAAAAGCAAAGCTCATCTTTTAATGCATGAAGGGATATGCCAATTTACAGAAAATGTTCAGGCCAACGAGGAAACCAAGCCCTTTACCACCGATGAGGTTTTGGTTTTGTACGGGGATGAACCCGTCAGTAAAATTATTGAAACATCAAAAGAGCGTAACAGTGACCTTATCGTTATGGGGACCCACGGTCGCAAGGGACTGTTTGGGGACATTGGTTCAACAACGCGTGCTGTCTTACGGAAATCAAAAATACCTGTATTGGCAGTTCGACTCGATGAATAA
- a CDS encoding DUF2284 domain-containing protein, with amino-acid sequence MIIKTSALKNKSVPFKTGKGLSRELLNKIQITGGMHGWDSIVPCPTENIVTRHWVQLKCRYGCKNYNTNWCCPPASIDTEKAREILNEYETAIMLVGSQQCSSFYNKKNRKRLSQVRYWKETVSVERFLFLEGYYKAFSLVSGPCALCKNCGYPDYCYFPQERRPSMESFSIDVIATTEKLEIAAPTVANTIKDTYHHYAIILVE; translated from the coding sequence ATGATTATTAAAACATCAGCTTTAAAAAATAAGAGTGTGCCCTTTAAAACCGGCAAGGGCCTCTCCCGTGAGCTATTGAATAAAATCCAAATCACCGGTGGAATGCATGGATGGGACAGTATCGTTCCCTGCCCAACCGAAAACATTGTCACCAGACATTGGGTACAATTGAAATGCAGATATGGATGCAAAAATTACAATACAAACTGGTGCTGCCCGCCTGCCAGCATCGACACCGAGAAGGCTCGGGAAATTTTGAATGAATATGAAACAGCCATTATGTTAGTTGGCTCCCAGCAATGCTCATCTTTTTATAACAAAAAAAATCGCAAACGACTATCACAAGTGCGATATTGGAAAGAAACCGTAAGTGTTGAACGATTCCTCTTCTTAGAGGGATATTACAAGGCATTCAGTCTGGTTAGCGGCCCGTGCGCTCTTTGCAAAAATTGCGGCTATCCGGACTATTGTTATTTCCCCCAGGAAAGGAGGCCATCCATGGAATCCTTTTCCATCGATGTCATCGCCACTACAGAAAAACTGGAGATAGCTGCTCCGACTGTCGCCAACACCATTAAAGATACATACCATCATTATGCCATTATTCTCGTTGAATAG
- a CDS encoding uroporphyrinogen decarboxylase family protein translates to MAELTSKERVLKLFRKEAVDTMPFFSGMSMLPIQVIDEMGIRFAQIHTSAEYMAESALKSARMFGFDSTVIPYDMCTIPEALGRGINLYDKSEGILFPTVPTKWQTLAEVEIPSDFMEQGRMPMIDQAYKKLIDESKNGEFAVGAWLLGPFTMAGQVIELDLLLKGAKKYKEQVDEFLRKMTDVVIAAGQHYQSLGVDFINIREMGSGTDILSPRMWKTLIQPNLIKVFNALNSPKVLHICGSTDMIIEMMNECGADALSVDQKNNVVESRKKLGNETLIFGNFDPFGTLVTNQDPAFVETTVKQCIDDGVDAVWPGCDLWPDMPKENVEALVQSVKKYGIKPSPAVGRLG, encoded by the coding sequence ATGGCAGAATTAACATCAAAGGAACGAGTTCTAAAATTGTTTCGCAAAGAGGCTGTCGATACCATGCCTTTTTTTAGCGGAATGAGCATGCTTCCCATCCAGGTTATTGATGAAATGGGAATTCGATTCGCCCAAATCCATACTTCAGCCGAATACATGGCGGAATCCGCTTTGAAATCAGCACGGATGTTTGGCTTTGATTCCACGGTGATTCCATACGACATGTGTACTATCCCAGAGGCCTTGGGAAGAGGTATCAATCTTTATGACAAATCAGAGGGCATCTTATTTCCAACAGTGCCGACAAAATGGCAGACCTTGGCCGAGGTGGAGATTCCGTCCGATTTTATGGAACAAGGACGGATGCCGATGATAGACCAAGCCTATAAAAAGCTGATTGACGAAAGCAAAAATGGTGAATTTGCTGTGGGCGCTTGGTTGCTTGGTCCTTTTACCATGGCCGGCCAGGTGATTGAGCTTGATCTTCTGCTCAAAGGGGCCAAAAAGTACAAGGAACAAGTAGATGAGTTTCTACGAAAAATGACAGATGTGGTAATTGCGGCCGGACAGCATTATCAGAGTTTGGGCGTTGATTTTATCAATATTCGGGAAATGGGCTCCGGCACAGATATATTGTCGCCCCGTATGTGGAAAACCCTTATACAACCCAATTTGATTAAAGTTTTCAATGCGTTGAATTCGCCAAAAGTTTTACATATTTGCGGCAGCACGGATATGATTATTGAAATGATGAACGAATGTGGAGCAGATGCATTAAGTGTTGACCAAAAAAATAACGTTGTTGAATCACGAAAGAAATTGGGCAACGAAACCCTTATTTTCGGCAATTTTGATCCATTTGGAACATTGGTTACAAATCAAGACCCTGCTTTTGTTGAGACCACGGTTAAACAATGCATAGATGACGGAGTGGATGCTGTATGGCCCGGGTGTGATTTGTGGCCAGATATGCCAAAAGAAAACGTTGAAGCACTGGTGCAAAGTGTCAAAAAATACGGAATCAAACCTTCACCGGCTGTTGGCCGTTTAGGTTAA
- a CDS encoding DUF6951 family protein — translation MGTNHNAPGKHVRVIVQPGDCGLETILTLVGQSPRMVGLKSVDSECKRVHRLPTLLESIDLEHIFYPISKNPVYMAAEKARLHPSCAVPAALLKGMEISLDLAVPKNTSAIYEIL, via the coding sequence ATGGGAACCAACCATAATGCTCCGGGAAAGCATGTCCGGGTTATTGTTCAGCCCGGAGATTGCGGGCTTGAAACCATTCTGACCCTGGTCGGTCAGTCCCCCCGCATGGTTGGCTTGAAAAGCGTTGACAGTGAATGTAAGCGGGTCCATCGTTTACCAACGCTTTTAGAGTCCATTGATCTTGAGCATATTTTTTACCCAATAAGCAAAAATCCTGTTTATATGGCCGCTGAAAAAGCACGACTTCATCCTTCATGTGCGGTCCCGGCCGCTTTGTTGAAAGGAATGGAGATCTCGCTGGATTTGGCTGTACCCAAAAACACATCGGCTATCTATGAGATATTATGA